GGGGGGGCCTGGGCGCCGCAGTGCGTGTTGGGATACAGCCATTCCATGGCGGATCGCGGATACACAGTGCTGTTGGCCGTAGCCGTGTTCTTTGTGCCCTTTGCAGTCATGCTGTATTCTTACATGTGCATCCTTAAAACGGTGCGCCGCAATACTCTGCGCATCCACGACCACACCAGTGAGCATTCCTGCCTACCAGCCCTCAATCAAATCAGCAAAATGAGACTGGCTGGGGGGCAGCGCCACCCTCAGATTAAGGTGGACATGAGCTTCAAGACCCGAGCCTTCAccaccatcctcatcctcttcgtGGGCTTCTCTGTGTGCTGGCTGCCACACACAGTGATCAGCTTGCTGGCAGTGTTCAGCCGGCAGTTCTACTACAGCCCGGCCTTCTACCCGGTCAGCATAGGCGCTCTGTGGCTGAGCTACCTGAAGACGGTCTTCAACCCTGTCATCTACTGCTGGAGGATCAGGAAGTTCAGGGAGGCCTGTCAGGAGTTCATTCCCAAAAGCTGCCGACTGTGCCCCAGAGTGCCGGGCAGGAGCCGCAGGCGAGTGAGGCCGAGCAACATCTACGTGTGCAGCGAAACGCAGTCGGCCGTGTGAAGCGGCTCCTCATAATGAGCAATCAGGAGGAATATGAGGGTTTAAAAAGTTATTATGGATAATGTGAAAATAATCTTAGAACAAGAATAACGTTTTAAGATCAATTTTAATGATTACACATCTGTAAGGGTCGAAGAAAAATGAAGATTggaatgtcatttattttgtccGCTGAGTCCAAGATGCACTGGTTGAATCGACGTCATTGAAACAAGGACAAATATTCTGTCAGCTCGCTTTCCCGTTTCACAGTACTGTACCTCCATTAAGCGTCATTTCAGTCTGTGGAGTGAGcttcataaaaaacaaacaaacaaacaaatgtggtATTAATGTTCTGTGATGTCCTCAGAGGAAAGTCTGTAAGCTAAACTGACAAACAGATTTAATGAACTTGTGAGGTGAAACTTATTTTAAACCataagtgtatttatttattaagctGTGGATTTACTCAAATTGTTTAATTGTGTAAACAAGTCaataaatatagtttttaaaAGTGATGGATGTGACAGAGCAGAGTGCGCGGATGAACAGGCCATTCCCAGCAGCTGCTTTTAAATGTACATAAACCATATTAATACACGGTGGAAATACATTGCTGGGATGTTAAATGCATATTCTCTGTGGATGGATGTACATCAACTTCACTAAAGTTGGCAGTTTGAATCCTGACTTCGACCAGGATAGAGGAGTGAAGCCTGCACTAACAGAAtgccctgtgtttgtgtttaactGTATGGTATCATAATTActacagcttttattttgagatACTTATATGTATATACTACAAATctgaatcaataaataaaaatgcactcaGTAACAGCTTCAGTGAGCCAGAGGTTGCTGCTGTACAGCACAGCAACATTCACATGAAGCTATTGAGCGGTTACTGCCCTCCTATAATTGACATGTTGTTGAGGTTGTTTCCATGAATGGAAATCACATGAGGAgcactttgtgttttattaacaAAAGTATTTCACTCAACCTTTATACATTTGATTTATGAGCCAAATAAGGTCAGAAGGATGTCCCCACATGACAAGAAGATGTGGCGGCTACTTGTCTGGAAAAAATGGAGTTACTGAACTGGGTTTTGCTGTTCATGTGGAAGGCTTGGTCAACTTCCAAAACATGGATATGTATCATCTTTAGTGGCAGCGCCCAGCTCTTTATTGAAAGCACTCTCTTGCTGTTTAAAATTATTAACATGGTGAGAGTCATAGAGACCCATGACTCATTGGAACAAGCCTTTACCAGCTCAGGGCCCGCTGTATTTTTAGAACTTCTAACATTGGAAGTAGAATTCTGAAGCATGCATGGCTCCAATTAAGAAAAAACCTTCTAAAATTACTTCTTTTGAAAAccaacaaacaataaaacaaacagaaaatatcaacCAAGCATGAAAAACAATATACTTGGTCTTCTTGCCATGTCTGTTGTCTTAATCTGTGACAAATAATTGTACTCCATGTGGATATTGCTTCTTGATCAGGCTCCAATGCTCCAGGGGCAAATTATATCCTACAGAACAGATTATATTTCTAATTTATAATAAGGATTGCTTCAGTTGAGGGTCTTGTCTGTGTACATGTCTTGTTATATCTTAGTATTGCATTTGGGACTGTTGACAATCACATGCTATTCCAATGCTCGAACATTAAAACGGAATGAAACTGCTCTAAATTGGTTAAAGTCCTTCACATCTCATCGATCTTAGTTTGTGCATGTCAACGATGAATCTTTCATGCTCAACAAAATtccttaataaaaaaaaaaagcggcaCAAGGTTTTATGTTTGGAACAATATTATTTTACGTGATGGCCTTAAATAGCAATAAGAACATTCCATTGTTATGCCGAATCAAGCGCTTTATGAGCGGACGTTCACTTGTGTTTCTGTGAAAACCTAACAAAACAATCAAtctggttgtttttattttatttcataggAAAACCTATGTTGAAAGTCTATGGTGAGGGTCTATGGAGCAGACAAGAAGCTTACGTCCCTATTCTACTAGGCTATATTCTAAAGCTTTATGATATGGTATCATAGCCCCATATGGTAacttcagattcagattcctttattgtcattcagacattaCATCAGAGATGCACTGCAGAACGAGATTACGATGAAGCAAGGATAAAGCAacggaaataataaaataattattaaaaattaaaaaccaaGTCAGAGGAAGGTGAGACAGTATAAATATATGGTATGCAAGAAGTATGTGCAAAAAGAATATGTATGCATAGCTGCCACTGGAGTTTTTATGGCATAGGCTACAACTGGATGTCTGTTGTTGTCACTCAGCGTTCGTCAAAATGTCACTTCCGGTTAGAGGCCGATCACGTCTATACTTGTGGGTTGTTATGCCGCGTTGCATGTTGGGTAACCAACAAATATGGCGACTTCTTTGACACAAGACGTCAAGGCTGTTAGCATCTCGAATGTGGATCTCTTACTGCACCCTGAGCTGCTGTCCCAGGAGTTTATGCAGCTAATCTTGAATGAGGTGAGTCAGTAATTAGAGAGAAACGTTTGAAGTGTCGTTTGATGTGGAGTTAATCGAGGAAAGATGCCACATGCTTAGCAAAATGGCTAACAGTCGACATAGCGAATACAATTATTTGTTGCATCGCGTTTTCACAATTAGACGTTGATTAATTATTGTCATATCCGGAAGTGCGGgctaaaataattttctttcttAACTAGAAGCGTATTTGTACCAGCGACTGTTGTAGCAGGGACCGGCTATCAGAACTTTACCTGCGGCACGTCATCCCGCTACCGCAGAGGACTTTGCCCAGCAGC
This window of the Brachionichthys hirsutus isolate HB-005 unplaced genomic scaffold, CSIRO-AGI_Bhir_v1 contig_1368, whole genome shotgun sequence genome carries:
- the LOC137917046 gene encoding high-affinity lysophosphatidic acid receptor-like; this encodes MAFCNESMLEECDFTEPDGAEEAAGRLREEAATPTISITLRVTLAAIMTFMITIGFLGNAIVCLIVYQKPAMRSAINLLLATLAFSDIMLSLLCMPFTAITVATADWSFGSGFCRASIMLYWLFVLEGVSILLIISVDRFLIIVQRQDKLTPHRAKLLIAGSWILSLCVSLPSVVGWRTGAAGIGGAWAPQCVLGYSHSMADRGYTVLLAVAVFFVPFAVMLYSYMCILKTVRRNTLRIHDHTSEHSCLPALNQISKMRLAGGQRHPQIKVDMSFKTRAFTTILILFVGFSVCWLPHTVISLLAVFSRQFYYSPAFYPVSIGALWLSYLKTVFNPVIYCWRIRKFREACQEFIPKSCRLCPRVPGRSRRRVRPSNIYVCSETQSAV